In the genome of Arctopsyche grandis isolate Sample6627 chromosome 13, ASM5162203v2, whole genome shotgun sequence, the window ccaacttatcttaccatctccgaaatcaaagaattcgacattgcaaaaatatacacaaaatgtgctaacctcaccaaacctatcctaactatcaccgaaatcaaagaattcgacattgcaaaaatatacaaaaaactcgctaacctcaccaaacctaacccaacctgaccttaccaactccgaaatcaaagaattcgacattgcaaaaatatacaaaaaactcgctaacctcactaaacctaacccaacctaacctaaccatcaccgaaatcaaagaattcgagattgtaagttattcacaaatcttgctaaccgcaccaaacctaaccccctTTCCCCCCGCTTGCTCTATGTATAATTAACGTTTAAATATAATCcttataaacatatttacgacctgtttaattgttatataaTCTCCCGCCATTTTCATTCTCCCCAcatcacactcacacacacacgctGTACTGGAGAGAGAGGGAGACAGAGCCATCATTAGAAACCCGATCATAGAAGACGTCGAAGACACCGTGCGGGAAACCACGTCACGTTTTCCAGTGCTACAAATTACGTTAGGCAGCATCTCGGTTGAAAACGCGTCGAATTAAGGAGTTCATCTTACTGAGTTGATGAAGGCTCGAAAAATAAACTCGTACCAAAGCTTTAAGATTAGGAGTGGGGGTAGACGGCTTACGTtgggttgtcaggcgtcccgattaatcggaaTTGTCACTagttttaagtctcgtgtcccggtgtcccgaacaacCCTCTCAGGATGCCCAAATGTCctggtttactactttttaaataaagacCAGATTAACTTTTCGTTTCGTAAGTGTGCCGAAGTAATATTCAAAGAAGTCAACAGAAATTTGATCAAAATTGCAGGAGCAAGTGTGGATCTTTGCGAAAAGAGCACTGTTCAGACCAATTGTCTGatggtcggctttcgtggccttacgacccacgagaTGGCCGATGTTTTTTGTGCTGGCCGCCCTAGTCCACCAGCGCTCACCACTTCCGCGCCAACCGTCGCCGCGTAAACATTACTCGCGGCTCGTTTCCTCGATCCTGAATCACCAGTTCGAGACTGGTGATgtttgacgatacttggagaccagctccagtattcgTCCGGGGTGTAttgaggaagcctggtctgtcttcgttccgaaggcagacaactcagaCACGCGTGCTTGGTGCATAACCTCAAGCCGCACCACGTGTAATTTTTATACGTACTCTCCCCCCTTTCCCCCCCTGCTTGCTCTCTGtatatttaacttaaaatacaGTTTATCATATACAGATTTACGACCTGTTTTCATTACATATAATCTCCCGGCCTTTTTTCCTACTTTACACATCGCGCTTACATTACGCACACGGTGCGAGAGAGGAGAAAGAGAGCAGTGCagccatcagcagagaccagaccacatACGACAAAGGAAGGCACCATTGGGGGAAAACCACGCcgacgcttaccacgagctataCACACGTCACATCAGGTGGCATCTCGATTGAGAACCCCTGGCGTCCGTACAAGCACCGCACACGAGGAAAAAGTCGATTAACGTTCTATTAAAGCATGTGATGATTCCGAACAAGCCAAATCAATACCCAAGATTgaaattcctttttcagtttacTTTCAGAATGAAAAAAAGAACAAATACATAGCAAAGCCGGCCAAATCCACTAGTATTCCACAAATATTTTAAggcaataaataatcaaaatgaatagaaaacatctgaatattgattccaacactcacttttgacacagcaatactagattttgagtgaAAGACttcaaaagccaaaaatatatggaaattgcgcatttttttaagcgCTAAAATCACATAAACGAAAataagccaacaaaaattatgtcatatttgaatttgatgggTCAAActcagtaaagattgattagtttacTCTCCGGTAGAGaacaaaaaaatgtgattttttttgtcgcTCAGTGTTGTTGAaaccggtaaacggactactagtcatatatgAACCAGTCacaagacaaccggtcgctctagatcggtcacacgtgatcacccgtcacactaaaactggtcacgagaaaactggtcacaccctgaaattggtcacgagaaaactggttaaccgattttagggtgtgaccagttttagtgtacgtgtgaccgatctagagcgaccggttgtcctgtgaccggttcacatttgacttgtaatcaccgaaccgttgaAATCGCAACTTTACTACTAAAAGGCCTGGCTGTAAATCGGTAGCATTTAACTAAACGTCAAAGTGACAACGACGTTTCCTCgtaatttaatttcgttttgGTACCGAATGAAATTGACAAGATATGGCGTGTCGGCTTTGTCTCTGCTCACCACCAGCCGAGTCGTTTGTCCCCATTTTTGACAATAATGAACCTTTGGTGCAACGTATTTCGAGCTGCTGTCAGCTCCAGGTCGGTTTCATTTAGTTATAGCCAGAGACATATATAAGCTGTCAATGCTACCACGATGTTTACAATTCCAACGTTTCTAATATTTGACCAGTATTCACCAGGAGGATTATCCTACGTCTTCCTCGCTGTCTCTAATACTGGTTACTATTATCTTGTCTCCAGTATCGTAGATAGGAATTTTGGGCCTACATGCAAAATTATGCAAGACCccatttacttgatttttaaaaatatgacttgaaataatttttattatttattgatacatgcatatgaaaatgaaatccaaaattttatGCCAGAAATACGTTCTATATGCCAGtgacaatgttttaaaatatagtcCAAATCCTCACAATCGGTATCTTATATTGTATATCAAAAGCAAGTTTGTATTGCTCAAACAATTGTTGTATAATGCATTGAAAAAAACCGAAGTATCTCAAAATATTGGCAAAAAAATGGCAGTTAgatctttttttatttccgggatattattattaaattatggtcacaatacgtcttatatctattttaatagctaatgatctacttatcattttctattttgcaattttaatttaattttgttagtaatcatagtattatattattctaatgttaatatacgctgtacagcataataggaaaaagagctcaaaaacctatttacaatattaactaAACactttctaaagtcgatgattcAAAGCTTAATTTaactcaaaaattaaataagtttgGTTGGTCATCGCAAggacaatgtcctagatgtgagattgggggtaaaaacattatattttcatgaatgaacttgaaaacgacGCCACTGCGTGTCTCGTTATTGACATTCTATAATCCATTTCcaaaatatactatttttactaacctcttcttactttcacttattcAGGTTGAGAGAGGTGATGGACTGCCAGAAGAGATATGTATTTCGTGTCAAAACAATCTGAATTTGCTtagcaattttaaaaacatttgcaTTCAAAGTGCTGAAACGGTGAAAATGAGACTAACACAGTGTTTGGATTTCAAAAGAGAAGAAATTATACTAGATGACTTGGTATGGAAAAATGAATTTGCTGTTCAACCAAATATCCGTGGGTCTCCCGATAATGATGATTATAATGCATGGAAATCGGAAAAATTAATAGAAAGCAAATCCCCAATTGTAGATTCTAATATTGAACTGgtaatattatgttttattgtgtgaaatatactattttaaaatattaaaaaacatatatattttacagatGCGTGAAGAAAAAATTGACGATATTTCAAGTGGCGATAAGCCATACAAATTAGCTTCTTGTTCTACGACATTTAATTTTGAGTCTGTGCTTCTGAAGCATTTGAGTACTCATCCTGGGGAAAAAACTTACCCATGCAACATTTGTTCGAGATCGTTTCGTGTGAGAGATAACCTTGAGAACCACTTGAAAATTCATGGTGGGGAAAAACCTCACAAATGCAATACCTGTTTTAAATCATATACTTTTAAGCATTCACTTTCGCAACATATGAGAactcacactggggaaaaaccTTACCAGTGtgatgtttgtttaaaatcatttagcgTTAAATATACTCTAGTGAGTCACATGAAAATTCACACTGGACAAAAATCTCACCAATGTGTAatatgcttaaaatcatttaatcacAGGTCCAACTTGTCGAGACACATTAAATCTCACAATGGAGAAAAACCTCACAAATGTGAAATCTGCTCAAAATCATTCGGTTTCAAAGATATTCTTGTGAAACATTTAAGAACCCATAAACAGGAAAAACCGTTCCGCTGCGAAATTTGCTTTAAATTCTATGCTACAAAATCATCGCTGAAGGATCATATGAGAAGTCACACCGGAGACAAACCTCACCAATGCGAAATTTGTTCCTATTCATTTACTAAAAAGGCCGGCCTTTTAAAACATATGAGAactcacactggggaaaagcaTTAccagtgtgatatttgtttaaaatcatttagcgCTAAATATACTCTAATGAGTCACATAGGAACTCACACCGGAAAAAAACCTCACCAATGTGTAatatgtttgaaatcatttaatCAACGTTCTAATTTGAAGACACACATTATAACTCACAATGAGGAAAAACCTCATCAGTgcaaaatttgttcaaaatcattccgcATGAGAGGGATTCTAATGAAACATTTAAGAACCCACTACACACAGGAAAAGCAGCACCGGTGTGAAATCTGCTTTAAATCTTATGCTACAAAAGCATCGATGAAGGTTCATATGAGAATTCACACTGGAGAAAGACCTCACAAATGCGAAATctgctttttttcatttactaaAAAGGGTGGTCTTGTAAGACATTTGAGAAATCACACTGGGGACAAACCTTACCAATGTGAAATGTGTCTAAAATCATATGGTCTTAAATCTCTTCTTGTGATACACTTGAGAACTCACACTGGAGAAAAACCTTATCAATGTAAAatatgcttaaaatcatttaatcagAGATGTAACTTGTTGACAcacattaaaattcataatggtgaaaagccttacaaatgtgaaatctgttcaaaatcatttggtGTCAAAGGTACTCTTGTGAAACATTTAAGAATGCACACACAGGAAAAACCGCACCCGTGCGAAATCTGCTTTAAATCGTACGGTTCAAAATCATCACTGATCAGTCATATGAGaattcatactggggaaaaacctCATCAGTGTAAaacttgtttaaaatcattttgttTCAAAAGTAATCTTGTGAAACATTTGGGTATTCACACAAGAAAAACCGCACCAATGCAAAATCAGATTTAAATCATACACTACAAAATTACTGCTGATTTTCAATATGCATATAAGAAGACATATTGGAAATAATTTCAACCGTGCGAAGTCTGtttaagattttaattttttagtaaTAATTTACTAAAAAGTCTGCCAttgtaaaacatacatatgtgaattcacactggggaaaaaccaATTTAGAATCTGCTTTCAATTATTCGGTTTCAAATGCACTTTCATGAAATATATACAACTTACACAGGGAAAGCTGCACTATTGCGATGTGTTTTATATCATATACTCGTGAATATGCATTTGTTAAACATATGCAAACTCACATAGAGAAAAAATTTACTTAAAGGGAaaccttttaaaattatttagtcAAATCTTAGATTCTGATATTCATTGAAACATGTTATGAATGCATAAAACTATGTAGATTAATTAGATCAATTAgacgtttataattttttgtctaaaaatacatttaaactatGCCGTGGATCACTTTGTTTGATAtctactttatttatatattagatttatttttaactaattttaaataaattacatatacgtTTTAGTCAGATTtgttttttatagaaaaaaattgcgtttataatatcgatataaaatttttttataaaatgtttgcttgttattattgtattaatattattgtttccAGTTTGACACTGGCTTTCAGAGAAAGTGGTTTGTTTTTACTTGATGTTGATTTGGGAAAAGATATAAGATATTTATCTTCattttaagtaattttatttatttgtgggTATGAAAATCTAGGTTATTCAAATAATATAGGAAATTTCATAAACTGTGCCATTGAATCCTACAAAAAACTGGTTAAAATGCTATAATATTTATTAGCAAACATTTTTTAGTTTCAACATTCAATAGCGTTTTATTGCAGGACCACATATTGTTCATAAAAGAAAAAGTTTTGGGCATTTACTCCTGTTAGACAGAAAAAATATTCGACTAATTtaccaatatttttgtaggagacatAATTTTCgtctttgaatatttcaatccatctatttgataaaaaaaatactggtttTTTCTCAAGATTTATAGGaccgatacaaaaaaaaaaaacaattattattgGTCACCTTATTATTGGTTTCCGGATATGTTTGATGAATGCACGTTTAAGATTTGATCTTAGCTtctttgaataataaatttttgacgaGTTATTATAGTTTTTCTATACCAATCCAATACAACAGCGGATCCCAACCTTTTTGACTTGGATATCCCTTGGTGGTCCATTTCACCCAATTGAACCCCCACCCCCAATTataataatgtttaaatatcatgaacataaaataaaatattacaaaccgAACAAATATTTAGTGATTGTGCTTGTTTTGAGGAACTATGATTGCCATCCCTACGATTTTGACCCCGAGTCTCCGGGTTTACACTGTATCTGGGCTACAGGCTTGAGTGTTATTTCTCTGAATGTGTAGTAAATCCactacaaattttcaaaaataaataaaattgtatattagaaaTTAAATAACTTGTATGCAAAGCGTTTAAAGGACTAAATGGGTCTGTGGTGCAtaccggtctccctcacgggaccgaaagtgaaacgcccgaaaacgcaaagatcgaaaatcaaaagatcttaagtcgaaagatcaaaaaaaaaagggtgcatggtaaacggtactatgtatatataatatatatgagtggcatgcggtgaaattatctctctttttgtcatacagccttgtttaatgtgcgcgcgcagaatacgggaggaaaagcctgttcctcttgttcctgttgtatcctgctcgcgcaaattaagtgagtatatacgacggggggagaaaacctttttatctttcgacttaagatctttcgattttcgatctatgccttccgatatttgcgttttcgggcgtttcactttcggtcctgtgaggtagacccgtatgtacatatatgttacagcgaacgtgtatttcaagtgaaaatatattttcaccaattcaaacagtgcaaatgtatcaaacaattaaTTTACAACGTACACCAcccctaacaacccaattttaaatcaatagggccaaccctaacgtaatctaacctaatctaacccttaaataataccaatcctaacctaatcttaaattaataaaaccaaccctgaaaatgaaactggttatgatttcactgaaatgtcagtgaaaatatattttcactgctgatataatttcattgtgacatatacatacatgtgtaactTAAATATGGTGCAATTTCGCTGtaacatgtgcatatgtacatacatatatgatgactGAATAGTAACTttccggacaaataataaaaatactgaccatctatacatattaaaatacttacaaaaaaattatttacgagttaaccctttgactgctacaacaacgataaatcgttgttttgaaatcggcgaagattgctacgacgatcgttgttttcgtcattaattgtcgtatttcaatactttctttgagccaccagcgcatcagtggcacgaaacattttttttgtatacgtatttatatttattttacaatcaagctttataaacatttatcaattttttaaataaaagctcttcaatttcgggttcatcatcaaagtaaatttcgggttcgttgtcaatgtcatataaggagttattacttgggaattgattattgtcgataaattcattttcagaatcagtagagctgctgattggtcgagttcctcggcgaggagctattatttcgctttcatcactttcactgtccgatatcattttgcagagttaaaataaatggcaaaaaacaatagaaatccgctttcaattatataggtcacgagacgtcacgaattcatgcaatcaatcgaatgcaactgaaatgcatacaaaatgtttatgatacatgttgaaaaaatatttgattattagaaacttcacatccttgtgtgtctcgttcacacgtacacaattaaaaccaagaaagaaagagagaaagaccgctacctgtttcgaatatatcgcatgttgttaggatacatcgatgtctaaaaatagattattgaaaaaaataaagcgtcggaaaataatcgtcaaaacttatttagtgtatatatgtaggtatctctttcgcacgcacgcatgtaaaagcaagacagaaagagagagcacgagtccaatactgcttctaaaaatgtatataaagtattataaaaattacaagcgttcggcgaagtaagtatgtaaaaaaaaatattatatttattttttttcaaaataattacaaatgttagcatttttcgcttggacatttaaaaacctcgtagcagccaaagggttaataagtatataaatcagttagtttattgaacaaaaacgtgtagtgataaatttaaaatattctcgatattttcgagattgtaataaacgatttctcgagaaacaagaatctcgaattttcataacaaaatattctcgagaaatgagaatctcgaaaatttCACAGTAAAATATTCTCgcgaaacgagaatcaaaatttctcgagaaatctcgagacgaggtttctcgatcacaacctctaccgGTGCATACATATCTCGTATACCAAATACCTCGTGAACAAAAAATTTTTACTGAAGCGAAGAAGGTATACATAAAGgcaattgattattttaatttttaaaataaaataaagattcaGATGCCAGTTAAACCAGCCCTTCCGCTGAAATGACAAGCTAACCCACTTTCCCGCGATTATACTATACTTGTAATAATTTCGTATACTGAACAATAGCAAACGAAAACGATACTGGCAGAATCAGAATGAGGCATTATTTGTCCAtagacattatgtcgcgttatcattttgtcggGAACGTTGTAtttttggtaaacggactactagtcatatgtgaaccagtcacaggacaaccggtcgctctagatcggtcacacgtgatcacccgtcacactaaaacggGTCACGAGAAAagtggtcacacccgaaaattggtcacgaaaaaactggtcacaccaaatattaaaaattggtcgaatttttgggggtggccagttttttcgtgaccaattttcgggtgacgggtgatcacgtgtgaccgatctagagcgaccggttgtcctgtgaccaattcacatttgactagtaatcaccgaaccgtattttTCGGCGtttaaaattaagaaattcttttcaatcgaggtcaactcacgggatcgaacccggcgacctctcggtgctaggcaaaagcccaacaaCCGATCCATGTTGCTGGCTAACATGATATGCCAACCACCAACATGCCCACAGACGAACAGCATTGTCATCAACAAGCGTTGACATatttttgacgtttcagtgtccaagttttcTTTCTTTGAGAAATACGTATGTAACGATTAAATTAATTACGACCCCCCCCCATAGATATACAAGTGAACGGCAATATTAgaatggagtgcagactttgcctcTGCTCTACTCCACCAGAGTCTTCGGTCTCCATCCATGATGATCCTCATCCACAGCGCCTAgtgcaacgcatttggacctgctgtcagctgcgggtTAGTTACACTTGCTGTTGTTAATAACAACCGTTGCAATTATTAATTCGTAAGTCCTCGTAATCATCAATGCCCTTTTCATTGACAGGTTAGGAAAGGAGACCGTCTGCCAGATGTGATTTGCCTTTCGtgtgtcaacaatctggaattgctcaaTACCTTTCGAAACACTTGTTTTCGAAGTGACAAAACGTCGAGAGTGGGATCAAACGAGTATTTGAAAGTCGAGCTGAAGGAAGTTTTGctagaagatttaatatgggaagatCAGTCAGATTCTAATATACGACCCAACATTTCTAGTTCACCAGATGATGAAGAGGTAAGTTAATGGAATTCGAGTGCTTTATATTGGAACGAttccaatatattaaattttataacgtttgattaattttatagaCACATGGAGGACAAATTACTTCGAACGATAAAATTGACATTCCAGCGGAAAAATTACCATTACGAAAAGCTTTAGATAAGATGTGCTCTACACGTTCTGAATTAGACCATAAAATTAATTTCCAAGACAAATCGTTTACTCCTAAACACAATCTTGTGACACAGAAAACATATCATGCTGAAATAAAGCTGCACGAATGTGCTATTTGTTCAAAGACATTTAATAGGATACAAAGCCTCAGTGCACACATGAGTGTTCATACTatggtaaagccacacaaatgtgacatttgtttaaaatcatttactaggaAAGATAACCTTATGAAACATATGAGATGTCACTGTGAtgaaaaaccgttcaaatgtgatatctGTCTTAAATCGTTCATGACAAAATTTAGCCTCAGTACGCATACAattattcatagtggggtaaagctacacaaatgtgagatttgtttaaaatcatttatgtcGAAATCAAACCTTATGAATCATATGAAAACCCACTCTGAagaaaaaccgttcaaatgtaacatttgtttgaaattatttactCAGAAATCTAAACTTATGAATCATACGAAAATCCACTCTGGAGAAAAACCGTTcaattgtgacatttgtttcaaatcatttactCAGAAATATATCCTTATGAATCATATGAAAATCCATTCTGgagaaaaaccgttcaaatgtgatatttgtttaaaaccatTTTCTGAGAAATCTAAACTTATGAATCATATAAAAATCCACTCTGGAgaaaaaccattcaaatgtgacatttgtttaaaaccatTTACTGAGAGATCTAACCTTATGAAACACTTGAAAATCCACTCTGGAGAAAAACCATTTAAATGCgacatttgcttaaaaaaatTTTCTGGGAGATCTAACCTTATGAATCATTTGAAAATTCACTCTGgagaaaaaccgttcaaatgtgatatttgtttaaaatcattcacattAAAATCTAACCTCGTTAtgcatatgggtattcatagtgGGTTACAgcaacacaaatgtgatatttgttttaaatcattcctGTTGAAATTCAACCTCACAAAACATATGAAAATCCACTCTGgagaaaaaccgttcaaatgtgatatttgttcaaaagcaTTTACTGAGAGATCCAACCTTATGAATCATATGAAAATCCACTCTGGAGAAAAGccattcaaatgtgatatttgtttaaaatcattcactcaaaaatatttactttcgaGGCATTTGAAGTCTCACGGCGGAGTCAAACCTCACAAATAAGGTGGTTTTTTAAAATCGTCTACTGAAGGATatagttttatttgaaattccAATTTGGAGAAAatccatacaaatgtgatatttatttcaaatcattcaaaataaaatacatatctgTATTCATAGAGGGATAAAACCGACCAAATGCGATTATTGTCTAAATTCATtcactaatatttttttacttttgagcAGGGTTGTTTAGTCAAAATTTACCAACTCTGACTCCGACTTTTTGCTATCATtcaactccgactccaacttaaacgattttagtaagaacAACTTATCTTTCCAAgtgtaaaattattagtaatgagaataatagcaatatttaaaatataaaaaattaaaagaattttaaaaaatcactaaaaattgacatgtaatccaatttattgaattattggcaattaaataggtataaataaaatgagaataaaaatggaaaaaaaataatgtaaaaacaaTTGGTTTTGGCCATAAcgcatcaaaatacgtgcaattgaACATGCagtttaacatacatacgtttttaAACGCTCTTCTATAATTCTGTATGCCaatgaaacaaattttataaacctaTTTACACTATAGACGATTATCATAAGATGCTGGAAGATTTGGATAGGTTTGCTACATACTGTTGAAATAATGACCCTTTTCTTAATCCAGTAAAAtgttctattttaaattttaccagaaataaatttattatcacCTATCATTATCAATTAAACCATTCAATACTACGTAAATacatcatcttctattaaggatcttggtgtaatacttaataataaactcgatttctttgaacatatttccttcatttctaataaagcatatacatgtcttggattcctactccgctcaactagACCCTTTAATGatacttatgtatttaaattattttaattttccctTGTAatgtctcaccttgaatttgcctcaattatctggtcacctttttatttatcccatattaattttattaaatccttacgctacagttttcctacctacgcccatactactgttcccgatattttaaaaatcctatacTTTAACAATCTTCTTGAGTAATCTTAATGTCAGGTGACGGCCCCTagaagaaggcctaacaggtaaacccatagatatagaatacatagataGGCCCTGACGCTCTAACCCTGTTGGAGgatgcacacacaaaaaaaagtacagagGATGCAtactctctcagtagctagttagcttctaagtaggaaggtcgattgacatttttcgaaaatgccaacatGTTCAGTGAAaatgtgttacaattactcaagaaaacataaaaaggcggatggcatcacatattataagaaataattaatatataatgtcttcaattatag includes:
- the LOC143921227 gene encoding uncharacterized protein LOC143921227; translation: MACRLCLCSPPAESFVPIFDNNEPLVQRISSCCQLQVERGDGLPEEICISCQNNLNLLSNFKNICIQSAETVKMRLTQCLDFKREEIILDDLVWKNEFAVQPNIRGSPDNDDYNAWKSEKLIESKSPIVDSNIELMREEKIDDISSGDKPYKLASCSTTFNFESVLLKHLSTHPGEKTYPCNICSRSFRVRDNLENHLKIHGGEKPHKCNTCFKSYTFKHSLSQHMRTHTGEKPYQCDVCLKSFSVKYTLVSHMKIHTGQKSHQCVICLKSFNHRSNLSRHIKSHNGEKPHKCEICSKSFGFKDILVKHLRTHKQEKPFRCEICFKFYATKSSLKDHMRSHTGDKPHQCEICSYSFTKKAGLLKHMRTHTGEKHYQCDICLKSFSAKYTLMSHIGTHTGKKPHQCVICLKSFNQRSNLKTHIITHNEEKPHQCKICSKSFRMRGILMKHLRTHYTQEKQHRCEICFKSYATKASMKVHMRIHTGERPHKCEICFFSFTKKGGLVRHLRNHTGDKPYQCEMCLKSYGLKSLLVIHLRTHTGEKPYQCKICLKSFNQRCNLLTHIKIHNGEKPYKCEICSKSFGVKGTLVKHLRMHTQEKPHPCEICFKSYGSKSSLISHMRIHTGEKPHQCKTCLKSFCFKSNLVKHLGIHTRKTAPMQNQI
- the LOC143920663 gene encoding uncharacterized protein LOC143920663 isoform X2, with the translated sequence MECRLCLCSTPPESSVSIHDDPHPQRLVQRIWTCCQLRVRKGDRLPDVICLSCVNNLELLNTFRNTCFRSDKTSRVGSNEYLKVELKEVLLEDLIWEDQSDSNIRPNISSSPDDEETHGGQITSNDKIDIPAEKLPLRKALDKMCSTRSELDHKINFQDKSFTPKHNLVTQKTYHAEIKLHECAICSKTFNRIQSLSAHMSVHTMGCLVKIYQL
- the LOC143920663 gene encoding uncharacterized protein LOC143920663 isoform X1 — encoded protein: MECRLCLCSTPPESSVSIHDDPHPQRLVQRIWTCCQLRVRKGDRLPDVICLSCVNNLELLNTFRNTCFRSDKTSRVGSNEYLKVELKEVLLEDLIWEDQSDSNIRPNISSSPDDEETHGGQITSNDKIDIPAEKLPLRKALDKMCSTRSELDHKINFQDKSFTPKHNLVTQKTYHAEIKLHECAICSKTFNRIQSLSAHMSVHTMVKPHKCDICLKSFTRKDNLMKHMRCHCDEKPFKCDICLKSFMTKFSLSTHTIIHSGVKLHKCEICLKSFMSKSNLMNHMKTHSEEKPFKCNICLKLFTQKSKLMNHTKIHSGEKPFNCDICFKSFTQKYILMNHMKIHSGEKPFKCDICLKPFSEKSKLMNHIKIHSGEKPFKCDICLKPFTERSNLMKHLKIHSGEKPFKCDICLKKFSGRSNLMNHLKIHSGEKPFKCDICLKSFTLKSNLVMHMGIHSGLQQHKCDICFKSFLLKFNLTKHMKIHSGEKPFKCDICSKAFTERSNLMNHMKIHSGEKPFKCDICLKSFTQKYLLSRHLKSHGGVKPHK